A portion of the Amyelois transitella isolate CPQ chromosome 2, ilAmyTran1.1, whole genome shotgun sequence genome contains these proteins:
- the LOC106136848 gene encoding ER membrane protein complex subunit 5 encodes MASSFNKIILIVGFISLFHSAFSAAQHRSYLRITSQEFTTLPLDIVVQAVVSLFAIMWGVLNIAGNLREIRAAAELNQIQWETQRNLPSFYIFSHRGKFLSAPDPIDDTKFVKQ; translated from the exons ATGGCATCTtcgttcaataaaataattcttattgtTGGTTTCATATCCTTATTTCATTCTGCCTTTTCTGCTGCTCAAC ATCGATCATACCTTCGTATCACATCTCAGGAGTTTACGACGCTGCCATTggat ATTGTGGTCCAAGCAGTAGTCAGTCTATTCGCCATTATGTGGGGAGTACTTAACATAGCAGGAAACCTCCGCGAGATACGTGCTGCGGCAGAACTCAACCAGATCCAATGGGAGACACAGCGGAACCTTCCCTCCTTCTATATATTCAGTCATCGTGGGAAATTCTTATCTGCACCAGATCCTATTGATGATACAAAATTTGTTAAGCAATAA
- the LOC106136833 gene encoding sodium/potassium-transporting ATPase subunit beta-1: protein MSNTHDMMSDWARAPPPSGPAWLRAAKVLYNPDDNSILGRTPKRWGIVLTFYFVFYAVLAAMFAACMAGLFLTLDNSRPAFTLHQSLIGANPGMSFRPFPLDGFEVRTDVENATEVYIKQLDDYLKTYPNAIPTGMETCVGPDRYGFPRSPCFFIKLNKIFDWVPEYYDVSGLPEDMPDDLKEHIKGLDHSQTKSVWVSCSEEPQSNGTLGTIFSYPWGRSLVGTFPFTNGPVDIGPFLPVVVTPPVNIAVNIRCRAWAKNIIYKKSLKEPSGYTRFRLFLAADDATETTTAEP from the exons ATGAGTAATACTCATGATATGATGAGTGATTGGGCTCGGGCCCCGCCCCCCTCGGGCCCGGCTTGGCTAAGGGCCGCAAAGGTTCTGTATAACCCTGACGATAACAGCATCTTGGGGCGGACGCCTAAACGATGGG GTATAGTGCTGACATTTTACTTCGTGTTCTACGCAGTCCTGGCGGCCATGTTTGCAGCCTGCATGGCTGGGCTGTTCCTCACCCTGGATAATAGTAGACCGGCCTTCACATTACATCAGTCTCTTATAG GTGCAAATCCAGGAATGTCGTTTCGACCGTTCCCACTGGATGGCTTCGAAGTCCGGACTGATGTCGAGAACGCCACAGAGGTCTACATAAAACAGCTTGATGACTACCTAAAAA CCTATCCCAACGCAATACCGACGGGTATGGAGACGTGTGTTGGACCAGACAGATACGGGTTTCCTCGGTCGCCGTGTTTCTTTATCAAACTCAATAAG attttcgaCTGGGTCCCGGAATATTATGACGTCAGTGGATTGCCGGAAGATATGCCTGATGACCTCAAGGAACACATAAAGGGTCTAGACCACTCCCAg ACCAAAAGCGTATGGGTGTCCTGCTCCGAAGAGCCCCAATCAAACGGGACCTTGGGTACCATCTTCTCATACCCGTGGGGTCGGAGTTTGGTCGGGACCTTCCCTTTCACCAACGGGCCGGTTGACATTGGTCCATTCTTGCCCGTTGTGGTCACTCCTCCTG tGAACATCGCAGTAAACATCAGATGCCGCGCCTGGGCAAAGAACATCATCTATAAGAAGAGCTTGAAAGAGCCGTCGGGTTATACAAGGTTCAGGCTGTTTTTAGCTGCAGACGATGCGACAGAGACTACGACAGCAGAACCATAA
- the LOC106136846 gene encoding probable H/ACA ribonucleoprotein complex subunit 1 codes for MSFRGRGGGGGRGGFGGGRGRGFGGGGRGRGGGGGGFRQQDTGPPETVIPLGHYGWTVQDDLVCKVDIEDVPYFNAPIYLENKEQIGKIDEIFGNLRDYYVSVKLGENIKAKSFKDGQQFFIDPAKLLPLKRFLPQPPGAKRGGGGRGGPRGGRGGGFGGRGGGGGFGRGGGGRGGGGRGGFNRGGGGGFNRGGGGGFNRGGGFNRGGGGRGGFRGGR; via the coding sequence ATGTCTTTCCGTGGAAGAGGAGGAGGCGGTGGCCGTGGTGGTTTTGGTGGAGGCCGCGGACGTGGATTTGGAGGCGGTGGCAGAGGACGAGGTGGTGGCGGAGGCGGCTTCAGACAGCAAGACACCGGTCCACCGGAGACTGTAATCCCGTTGGGCCACTACGGATGGACCGTTCAAGACGATTTAGTATGCAAAGTGGACATAGAAGACGTACCCTACTTCAACGCTCCAATATATTTAGAAAACAAGGAACAAATCGGCAAAATCGATGAAATATTCGGCAATCTACGCGATTATTACGTGTCTGTAAAACTTGGAGAGAACATAAAGGCAAAGAGTTTTAAAGATGGTCAACAATTCTTTATTGATCCGGCAAAATTATTGCCGCTGAAGAGGTTTCTGCCGCAGCCGCCTGGTGCGAAGCGTGGGGGCGGAGGCAGAGGTGGGCCGCGAGGAGGCCGAGGCGGAGGTTTTGGTGGAcgtggcggcggcggcggatTCGGTAGAGGTGGCGGaggccgcggcggcggcggtcGCGGTGGTTTCAATAGAGGCGGAGGCGGCGGGTTTAACAGAGGTGGAGGAGGCGGTTTCAACCGAGGCGGAGGCTTCAACAGAGGCGGTGGAGGCAGAGGTGGCTTCAGAGGCGGACGGTAG
- the LOC106136867 gene encoding uncharacterized protein LOC106136867, translating into MATLEDEIRDLKEKNNELVQKVQYWKVAAANKEDEKLELMKEINELRLKLSRLRSGGAAQARKLDTALQSTSEEALTHLVKASSAVARTIELAKTYMQERQELQTASPRWSAIGGTPSSDRVHRVPPMLIGGQSIQPVVSLSRTLMNTSVNPHAPSRTIVLSRSPQQNRNVAERAVPVRMLQDVYIPLTRIDLPETHSNNMETDTENNELDNSEDNLNLEDSGERSLEESQNMSDGDDFESSRRLEAVAEDLEPEDIDETPPRSRTDNPLEGPSWLLDRPTNARTRARTGKSKSNLEPDSTTQLDENSANAATALAVNDDEPSAPPAAFSPTVRRRRRASSPPRNSNSGRVLKVLVAKMRLDSGSDGDDVTPPKRPTLSENKRLSRDSSPGKRLMEFDAPSPNGATDARVIVLERTKTQERGSGEPTSVTAGRRDSRHARPDCGDGRDPSLGDGNRTRADKRSRTDRVSNNDSLIVDNDSLTVNNDSLTVNNDSDSEVMISVLHRAGTSRAELRISEYLGDGVDEMMVVSHRGGQSRAGGSRSDDRIGSFTGDVSDMGRLENVSRDSDSSTEQVREGRTRRPRKQVVYKEKPLNRKMRR; encoded by the exons ATGGCTACTTTAGAAGACGAAATCAGAGACCTAAAAGAGAAAAACAATGAATTGGTTCAAAAAGTGCAGTATTGGAAGGTGGCTGCCGCTAATAAAGAGGATGAGAAGTTAGAGCTGATGAAAGAGATCAATGAACTTAGACTGAAACTGAGT AGACTGCGAAGTGGTGGGGCAGCGCAAGCTCGTAAACTTGATACGGCTCTACAATCAACCAGCGAAGAAGCTCTTACCCACCTCGTAAAGGCTTCCAGTGCTGTTGCACGGACTATAGAGCTTGCTAAGACCTACATGCAAGAGAGGCAGGAACTGCAGACTGCCTCCCCTCGTTGGAGCGCCATCGGAGGCACCCCGAGCTCTGACAGGGTCCATCGAGTGCCTCCCATGCTGATTGGTGGTCAATCTATACAGCCTGTAGTGTCCTTGAGCAGGACTTTAATGAATACTAGTGTCAATCCACACGCGCCTTCAC GTACAATTGTACTTTCAAGGAGCCCTCAACAAAATCGGAATGTGGCAGAGAGGGCTGTGCCTGTGCGCATGTTACAAg ATGTTTATATACCACTCACAAGGATAGATTTGCCGGAAACTCACTCTAACAATATGGAGACTGACACTGAGAATAATGAATTAGATAATAGTGAAGATAACCTTAATCTTGAAG ACAGTGGAGAAAGATCACTTGAGGAGTCACAGAATATGTCTGATGGAGATGATTTCGAGTCTTC gaGACGATTGGAGGCCGTGGCCGAAGATTTGGAACCAGAGGACATTGACGAAACGCCACCCAG AAGCAGAACCGATAATCCTTTAGAAGGCCCTAGTTGGCTACTGGATCGGCCGACGAATGCGAGG ACGAGAGCGAGAACCGGCAAGAGTAAGAGCAACTTGGAGCCGGACTCCACGACTCAGCTCGATGAGAACTCTGCGAACGCCGCTACAGCTCTTGCTGTAAATGATGACgag CCGAGCGCGCCGCCGGCCGCGTTCTCGCCGACCGTCCGCCGCCGCCGGCGCGCCAGCTCGCCGCCGAGGAACAG CAATAGTGGCCGAGTGTTAAAAGTGTTGGTCGCTAAGATGAGGCTGGACAGTGGCAGCGACGGCGATGACGTCACGCCGCCCAAGAGACCGACATTGAGCGAAAACAAGCGATTGT CACGCGACTCGTCACCCGGCAAGCGCCTGATGGAGTTCGACGCACCCAGTCCCAATGGCGCCACTGACGCCAGGGTCATCGTGTT GGAGCGTACAAAGACACAAGAGCGTGGTTCAGGCGAGCCCACGAGCGTGACAGCCGGCCGGCGGGACAGCCGGCACGCGCGCCCGGACTGCGGCGACGGCCGGGACCCCAGTCTGGGGGACGGAAACCGCACTAGAGCTGACAAACGCTCGAGAACTGACCGAGTTTCCAATAATGATAGCCTTATAGTGGACAATGATAGCCTTACAGTGAACAATGATAGCCTTACAGTGAATAATGATAGTGATAGTGAAGTGATGATCAGTGTTTTACATAGAGCCGGTACCAGCCGCGCTGAGCTCAGGATAAGCGAGTACCTGGGTGACGGAGTGGATGAAATGATGGTGGTTTCCCATAGAGGGGGTCAGAGCCGCGCTGGGGGGTCGAGGAGTGATGATAGAATAGGGAGTTTTACTGGCGACGTGAGCGATATGGGGAGATTGGAAAATGTTAGCCGCGACAGCGATAGTAGCACGGAACAAGTCAGAGAGGGACGGACGAGGCGGCCGAGGAAGCAAGTCGTTTATAAAGAGAAACCACTGAATAG AAAAATGCGGAGATGA
- the LOC106136842 gene encoding sodium/potassium-transporting ATPase subunit beta-2, which translates to MYRNPGMAEFEIETKRSKNTWSRKLSHFCYNENTGAFLGRTPKSWGKILLFYFIFYAVLVAIFAICMVTFLQHYINPRVPRLQQDYGLIGTSPGLGFRPLPPDVRSTLIYYKGSGYDDYKYWENQLIDFLSVYKKKGQTAGAGQNIFDCDFNKLPPPGKVCDVDVRGWEPCIQENHFSFHKSSPCIFLKLNRIYGWRPEYYNETDSLPSDMPRELQYHVRNISSSINRNYVWVQCYGETPADKENIGPIEYLPGPGFPGYFYPYENAEGYLSPLVAVHLQRPKTGIVINIECRAWARNIKYDRRERLGVVHFELMIE; encoded by the exons ATGTATCGGAACCCGGGTATGGCAGAGTTCGAAATCGAAACAAAGAGGTCCAAAAATACTTGGAGTCGAAAATTATCTCATTTCTGTTATAATGAAAACACAGGAGCTTTCCTTGGAAGAACTCCGAAAAGTTGGG gtAAAATTCTCCTCTTCTACTTCATATTTTACGCAGTTTTGGTAGCTATATTTGCAATCTGCATGGTAACATTCCTCCAACATTACATCAACCCTCGAGTGCCCCGTCTTCAGCAGGATTACGGCCTCATCGGGACCAGTCCAGGGCTTGGCTTCCGCCCTCTACCCCCAGATGTTAGGAGCACCCTGATATACTATAAAGGATCCGGCTATGATGATTACAAGTATTGGGAGAACCAACTAATTGATTTTTTGTCAG TGTACAAGAAGAAAGGTCAGACCGCCGGCGCTGGTCAGAACATCTTCGACTGTGACTTCAACAAGCTGCCGCCGCCGGGGAAGGTCTGCGACGTGGATGTGCGCGGCTGGGAGCCCTGCATCCAGGAGAACCACTTCTCGTTCCACAAGTCCTCGCCTTGTATCTTCTTGAAGCTGAACAG AATCTACGGTTGGCGGCCTGAGTACTACAACGAGACAGACAGCCTGCCATCGGACATGCCGCGCGAGTTGCAATACCACGTGCGAAACATCAGCTCCAGTATCAACAGGAACTAT gTATGGGTACAGTGTTACGGCGAGACCCCGGCGGACAAGGAGAACATCGGCCCGATCGAGTACCTCCCGGGCCCAGGGTTCCCCGGCTACTTCTATCCCTACGAGAACGCCGAGGGGTACCTCAGCCCGCTGGTGGCTGTTCATCTGCAGAGGCCTAAGA ctGGCATCGTTATAAACATAGAATGCCGAGCGTGGGCGCGGAATATCAAATATGACAGGAGGGAGCGGCTTGGAGTAGTACATTTTGAGCTCATGATAGagtaa